Proteins co-encoded in one Stenotrophomonas maltophilia genomic window:
- a CDS encoding adenylosuccinate synthase, which yields MGQSVVVLGAQWGDEGKGKIVDLLTEEIGAVVRFQGGHNAGHTLVINGKKTVLHLIPSGILRDDALCLIGNGVVISPAALQKEIAELEASGVEVRSRLKISPAAPLIMPYHIALDQARERAAGGKAIGTTGRGIGPAYEDKVARRGIRIADLHYPKQLEELLRTALDYHNFVLTKYLNTDAVDFQKTFDEALAFGEYVQPMKSDVAGILHDLRKQGKRVLFEGAQGALLDIDHGTYPYVTSSNTTVGGALAGSGVGADSIDYVLGIAKAYATRVGGGPFPTELDDEIGQGIRDRGAEYGASTGRPRRCGWMDIVALKRAVAINGISGLCITKLDVLDGMEKLKVCIAYEYNGKRTEYAPLDAQGWEDCTPVYLEFPGWSENTHGITQWDELPPAARAYLRSLEELAGCPISIVSTGPDRDHTMVLQDPFA from the coding sequence GGCGATGAGGGCAAGGGCAAGATCGTCGATCTGCTCACTGAGGAAATCGGCGCCGTCGTGCGCTTCCAGGGCGGCCACAATGCCGGCCACACGCTGGTCATCAACGGCAAGAAGACCGTTCTGCACCTGATCCCGTCGGGCATCCTGCGTGATGATGCGCTGTGCCTGATCGGCAACGGCGTGGTGATCTCGCCGGCCGCGCTGCAGAAGGAAATCGCCGAGCTGGAAGCCTCCGGCGTGGAAGTGCGTTCGCGCCTGAAGATCTCCCCGGCCGCGCCGCTGATCATGCCGTACCACATCGCCCTGGACCAGGCGCGCGAGCGCGCTGCCGGCGGCAAGGCGATCGGCACCACCGGCCGTGGCATCGGCCCGGCCTACGAAGACAAGGTGGCGCGCCGCGGCATCCGCATCGCCGACCTGCACTACCCCAAGCAGCTGGAAGAACTCCTGCGCACCGCGCTGGATTACCACAACTTCGTGCTGACCAAGTACCTCAACACCGATGCGGTCGACTTCCAGAAGACCTTCGACGAAGCACTGGCCTTCGGTGAGTACGTGCAGCCGATGAAGTCCGACGTGGCCGGCATCCTGCACGACCTGCGCAAGCAGGGCAAGCGCGTGCTGTTCGAAGGCGCGCAGGGTGCGCTGCTGGACATCGACCACGGCACCTACCCGTACGTCACCAGCTCCAACACCACCGTCGGTGGCGCGCTGGCCGGTTCTGGCGTCGGCGCCGATTCGATCGACTACGTGCTGGGCATCGCCAAGGCCTACGCCACCCGCGTTGGCGGTGGCCCGTTCCCGACCGAGCTGGATGATGAAATCGGCCAAGGCATTCGTGACCGCGGCGCCGAGTACGGTGCCTCGACCGGTCGCCCGCGTCGTTGCGGCTGGATGGACATCGTTGCGCTGAAGCGCGCCGTGGCCATCAACGGCATCAGCGGCCTGTGCATCACCAAGCTGGACGTGCTCGATGGCATGGAAAAGCTGAAGGTCTGCATCGCCTACGAATACAACGGCAAGCGCACCGAGTACGCGCCGCTGGACGCGCAGGGCTGGGAAGACTGCACCCCGGTGTACCTGGAGTTCCCGGGCTGGAGCGAGAACACCCACGGCATCACCCAGTGGGACGAGCTGCCGCCGGCCGCACGCGCCTACCTGCGTTCGCTGGAAGAGCTGGCCGGCTGCCCGATCAGCATCGTCTCCACCGGCCCGGACCGCGATCACACCATGGTCCTGCAGGACCCGTTCGCCTGA
- a CDS encoding M23 family metallopeptidase produces MRLSQLIVLGVLLGVGLGWWLRRDAAGLTAASSPAMPLTVAATPTAEATTASAPLPASLDAAPGGLLLPVQGVLPSQLRDTFTDARSEGRVHDAIDIMADAGTPVLAAADGTVEKLFDSKRGGLTIYQFEPSGRWCYYYAHLQGYADGLAEKQVIRRGEVIGYVGSTGNASAEAPHLHFEVHVLGPEKQWWKGESINPYPLLKPAASTAGAASATR; encoded by the coding sequence ATGCGTCTTTCGCAGCTGATCGTGCTGGGCGTGCTGCTGGGTGTGGGACTGGGCTGGTGGCTGCGCCGCGATGCCGCTGGACTCACGGCGGCGTCCTCGCCGGCAATGCCCCTCACCGTGGCGGCAACGCCGACGGCGGAAGCGACCACAGCGAGCGCGCCGCTGCCGGCCAGCCTGGATGCAGCACCGGGCGGCCTGCTGTTGCCGGTGCAGGGCGTACTGCCCTCGCAGCTGCGCGATACCTTCACCGATGCCCGCAGCGAAGGACGCGTGCATGATGCGATCGACATCATGGCCGATGCCGGAACGCCCGTGCTGGCCGCGGCCGACGGCACGGTGGAGAAACTGTTCGATAGCAAGCGCGGCGGGCTGACGATCTACCAGTTCGAGCCCAGCGGACGCTGGTGCTACTACTACGCGCATCTGCAGGGCTATGCCGATGGCCTTGCTGAAAAGCAGGTGATCAGGCGCGGCGAGGTGATCGGTTACGTGGGCAGCACCGGCAACGCCAGCGCCGAGGCCCCGCACCTGCATTTCGAAGTGCACGTACTGGGCCCTGAAAAACAGTGGTGGAAGGGCGAATCGATCAATCCGTATCCGCTGCTGAAGCCGGCAGCTTCGACGGCAGGCGCCGCCAGCGCCACAAGGTAA
- a CDS encoding L,D-transpeptidase family protein — protein MPVHRPALLALSLLVSPAFAQVPPPAPLPERIAEKAGPDIAARSPLHAQVLLDRANFSPGEIDGEVGSNQRRAVAGFQAAHGLAVSGELDDSTWKALQADTVVPLASYTLTAEDVAGPFVAVPKTPAAQAKLKALGYSSVEESLGERFHASPELLKALNPGVDLARAGNRIQVPNIAAGALPKAAKIVVDKSDSTLQLLDAQGKVIAQVPVSSGSQHDPLPIGEWKILGVYRDPPFHYNPKLFWDARKGDRKATLPPGPNNPVGRVWIDLSKPHYGLHGTPVPGHVGKTESHGCVRMTNWDALRVADAVDTSVPVLMQE, from the coding sequence ATGCCCGTACACCGCCCCGCCCTGCTCGCCCTTTCCCTGCTGGTGTCGCCCGCCTTCGCGCAGGTGCCGCCGCCGGCCCCGTTGCCGGAGCGCATTGCCGAGAAGGCCGGACCCGATATCGCGGCGCGCTCACCGCTGCACGCCCAGGTGCTGCTGGATCGCGCCAATTTCTCCCCAGGCGAGATCGACGGTGAAGTCGGCAGCAACCAGCGTCGCGCCGTGGCCGGCTTCCAGGCCGCCCACGGCCTGGCAGTGAGCGGAGAGCTGGACGACAGCACCTGGAAGGCCCTGCAGGCCGATACGGTCGTGCCACTGGCCAGCTACACGCTGACCGCCGAGGACGTGGCCGGGCCATTCGTCGCCGTTCCGAAGACGCCCGCTGCGCAGGCAAAGCTGAAGGCGCTGGGCTACAGCAGCGTGGAGGAATCACTGGGCGAGCGATTCCATGCCTCGCCCGAGCTGCTGAAGGCACTCAATCCTGGCGTCGATCTGGCCAGGGCCGGTAACCGCATCCAGGTGCCCAACATCGCAGCGGGGGCGTTGCCGAAGGCGGCGAAGATCGTGGTCGACAAATCCGATTCCACCCTGCAGTTGCTGGATGCGCAGGGCAAGGTGATCGCGCAGGTGCCGGTCTCGTCAGGCAGCCAGCACGATCCGCTGCCGATCGGCGAATGGAAGATTCTCGGCGTGTATCGTGACCCACCCTTCCACTACAACCCCAAGCTGTTCTGGGATGCGCGCAAGGGCGACAGGAAGGCCACGCTGCCGCCCGGCCCGAACAATCCGGTCGGCCGGGTCTGGATCGATCTGTCCAAGCCCCACTATGGCCTGCACGGAACGCCGGTGCCGGGCCATGTCGGCAAGACCGAATCGCATGGCTGCGTGCGCATGACCAACTGGGATGCGCTGCGAGTGGCCGATGCGGTGGACACCTCCGTACCCGTGCTGATGCAGGAGTGA
- a CDS encoding methyl-accepting chemotaxis protein → MNFLRNVRVAWRLGLGFGLLLLLVAAVVATGATASVVQKRAMQQVVDVSVAKVRLLSQMLDANNQMMVVRREMLIRQGEDRGHDEQRIADLVKRYEASWSAYQALPSDAEGKAFAETIAAKRAIARPLNKQTSDLMEHGDYPGAVALTLGPVQEAANGWNKALSDGVDFEEKESRTAAAEAIRLGERSLLQLLVLGGVALLVGIAASVMIGRSLTGPLARAVNLAERLSKGQLDQEFRLGGRDELTQLGEAMASVRQSVQAAIGAQLQMAEQHEAGAIRYRMDASAFPGDFGRMVQATNSLVESHVQVELLMAEVMQRYAIGDLSRDLPEYPGEKGALTRTLAAVKQSLMAINAQIDELARAARAGDFSMRGDAAAFQFQFKAMVEHLNGMMASSQASIADVSDVLRAISHGDLTARMDGDYEGVFARMRDDANTTTAQLTGIVRGIQVAADSINNAAQELAAGNNDLSRRTEQQAANLEEAAASMEELTSTVRQNAELARQADSEAHAAGAAVRETEQAMSQMASVMGEIDQSSARISEISTVIDGIAFQTNILALNAAVEAARAGEQGRGFAVVASEVRTLAQRAGVAAKEIKELIEDAAAKVKSGLAVTVESEAAIARVAQASSRTTQLMSDIAAASKEQAAGIEQVNQVVVQMDQVTQQNAALVEEATAASRALEEQAHALTTSVSVFQLEQGAAARAAVARAA, encoded by the coding sequence ATGAATTTCTTGAGGAATGTCAGGGTTGCCTGGCGTCTTGGGCTGGGCTTTGGCCTGTTGCTGCTGCTGGTTGCCGCCGTGGTGGCCACCGGGGCCACCGCCAGCGTGGTGCAGAAGCGCGCGATGCAGCAGGTGGTCGATGTCAGTGTGGCCAAAGTGCGGCTGCTGTCGCAGATGCTCGATGCCAACAACCAGATGATGGTGGTGCGCCGCGAGATGCTGATCCGCCAGGGCGAAGACCGTGGCCACGACGAGCAGCGCATCGCCGACCTGGTCAAGCGCTACGAAGCCAGCTGGAGTGCCTACCAGGCGTTGCCCAGCGATGCCGAAGGCAAGGCGTTCGCTGAAACCATTGCCGCCAAGCGTGCCATCGCACGCCCGCTGAACAAGCAGACCAGCGACCTGATGGAGCATGGCGACTATCCGGGCGCAGTGGCGCTGACCCTGGGCCCGGTGCAGGAAGCGGCCAACGGCTGGAACAAGGCGCTGTCCGATGGCGTGGACTTCGAAGAGAAGGAAAGCCGTACTGCCGCCGCCGAGGCGATCCGCCTGGGCGAGCGCAGCCTGCTGCAGCTGCTGGTGCTGGGCGGTGTTGCACTGCTGGTCGGCATCGCGGCGTCGGTGATGATCGGGCGCAGCCTGACCGGCCCGCTGGCACGCGCGGTGAACCTGGCCGAACGCCTGTCCAAGGGCCAGCTGGACCAGGAATTCCGTCTGGGTGGGCGTGACGAACTGACCCAGCTGGGTGAGGCGATGGCCAGCGTGCGGCAGAGTGTGCAGGCGGCAATCGGCGCGCAGCTGCAGATGGCCGAACAGCACGAGGCCGGCGCGATCCGCTACCGCATGGATGCCAGCGCCTTCCCCGGTGACTTCGGGCGCATGGTGCAGGCCACCAACAGCCTGGTCGAATCGCACGTGCAGGTGGAGCTGCTGATGGCCGAGGTGATGCAGCGCTACGCCATCGGTGATCTCAGTCGTGACCTGCCCGAGTACCCGGGTGAGAAGGGCGCGCTGACCCGCACCCTGGCCGCGGTGAAGCAGAGCCTGATGGCGATCAACGCGCAGATCGATGAACTGGCCCGCGCCGCACGTGCCGGCGACTTCAGCATGCGTGGCGATGCCGCTGCGTTCCAGTTCCAGTTCAAGGCGATGGTCGAGCACCTCAACGGCATGATGGCCAGTTCGCAGGCCAGCATCGCCGATGTCTCCGACGTGCTGCGCGCGATTTCGCATGGCGACCTGACCGCACGCATGGACGGCGACTACGAGGGCGTGTTTGCGCGCATGCGCGATGATGCCAACACCACCACCGCACAGCTGACCGGTATCGTGCGTGGCATCCAGGTGGCTGCCGACAGCATCAACAACGCGGCACAGGAGCTGGCCGCCGGCAACAATGACCTGTCGCGCCGCACCGAGCAGCAGGCCGCCAATCTGGAAGAAGCTGCTGCATCGATGGAAGAGCTGACCTCCACCGTGCGCCAGAATGCCGAGCTGGCCCGCCAGGCTGACAGCGAAGCGCATGCGGCCGGTGCCGCGGTGCGCGAGACCGAGCAGGCGATGTCACAGATGGCCTCGGTCATGGGTGAGATCGATCAGTCCTCGGCACGCATCTCGGAAATCTCCACGGTGATCGACGGCATTGCGTTCCAGACCAACATCCTGGCGCTGAACGCCGCAGTGGAAGCCGCACGTGCCGGTGAGCAGGGCCGTGGCTTTGCCGTGGTTGCCAGCGAAGTGCGCACGCTCGCACAACGTGCCGGTGTGGCCGCCAAGGAGATCAAGGAACTGATCGAAGATGCCGCTGCGAAGGTGAAAAGTGGCCTGGCGGTGACCGTTGAATCCGAAGCGGCGATCGCCCGCGTGGCCCAGGCCAGTTCGCGCACTACCCAGCTGATGAGCGATATCGCCGCGGCCAGCAAGGAACAGGCGGCTGGCATCGAGCAGGTCAACCAGGTGGTGGTGCAGATGGATCAGGTGACCCAGCAGAACGCTGCGCTGGTGGAAGAAGCCACCGCCGCCAGCCGCGCGCTGGAAGAGCAGGCGCATGCGCTGACCACCTCGGTGTCGGTGTTTCAGCTGGAGCAGGGCGCTGCTGCACGCGCCGCGGTGGCGCGCGCGGCCTGA